The Candidatus Methanoperedens sp. sequence TGGTTGAAGAAAAATAAATTATAACCATAAACGATATATTGCTTGAATAATTAACAGGCATATGAGTTCTTGCGGTTGTCAGAATGGAAACAATCATGCGGCTGTGGTCCAGAACGGCCAGAGTCACGCCTCTGGAGGGCGTGTCCATCTCGCCTCCGGCTCGATTGGACTAAGGAAAAATCAAAGAACCAAAATGTGCGGCTGTGGTCCAGCGGTTATGACAGGGGCTTCCCAACAACCTTTTGCAGGCAAAAGCCTGATCAAAGGAGGGAAACAGCCTCTAACCCGGGTTCGAATCCCGGCAGCCGCACTTCTAACGAAGTTCAATTGTTATGGCATAGTATTTATATAACCAATGCAATATCGCAGTTACTGACTGCTTAGCAAAGAAAGTGGTGATTTATTACGGCTTTAAAATGTATCAAATGCGGGAAAGAGGCTGAATATGTTGTTAATGGGAACAGCTTCTGCAGCGAGCATCTACCTTCCGCTGCCCAGGGGATAATTACCGAAAACGAGCGAAAACCAGCACCATTTATACAGGCTGAATCTCCTCTGGAACCTAAAAAAGAAGACATTCAAATTCATGCAAGCCCAGTTCCTTTAGTGCCAGCAGGGGTAGAAGGAACAAGCGAGCAAAAACCAACACTACTTCTTAAACAGCCGGAATCTCCTTTAGAATCTAAAAAAGAAGACATTCAAGTTCATGCAAGCCCCGTTCCTTCAGTGCCGGCTGAGGCTAAAGGAACAGGTGAGGCAGAAAAAATCCAGATAAAAACCCATTGGAGCCGCTATTTAATAAAAACCCCGATAAGAAACCATTGGAACTATTATTTAATTATCGCGCTCCTTATTATAAGTATTATTTTATTCACGTTATATTTTACCCAGCCTAAGTAATTTCGAAAGCCGCATAATCCTGATAATCCAAAATAAAAACCAACAGATTTAATAAGTATATCGGGCATTTGGCATCTGTTTTACAAATAAAGGGATTTTGATGAAAAATTATGTTATAAAAGATATAAAACTTGCAGGCGCCGGGAAACAGAGAATCGAATGGGCAAGAAGACACATGCCTGTACTTTCGAAAATCAAAGAGCAGTTCGAGAAGGAAAGACCGCTTGAAGGGATAAACGTTGTGGCGTGCCTTCACGTCACGGTCGAAACAGCCAATCTCATCCATGCGTTGAAAGCCGCAGGTGCGAATGTCGCGCTCACAGCTTCAAACCCTTTGAGCACTCAGGACGACGTGGCTGCCGCCCTCGCAAGCGAGGGAATAAAGGTTTTTGCAATAAAAGGAGAGGACGAGAAACAGTATTACGAGTGCCTTGAAGAAGCGCTCAGGATAAAGCCCCACATCACCCTGGATGACGGCGCGGATACCATAGCACTTGTGCATTCAAAGCACCAGGAAATGATAAAAGGCATATTAGGCGGGTGCGAAGAAACAACCACAGGTGTAATCAGGCTGCGGGCAATGGCTGCAGAAGGCGCCCTGAAGTACCCTGTAATCGCAGTAAACGATGCTGAGACCAAGATGATGTTCGATAACCGCTACGGCACAGGTCAGAGCACCATACATGGTATAATGAATGCCACCAACATCCTTTTTGCAGGAAAAACAGTCGTTGTGGCTGGCTATGGCTGGTGCGGCAGAGGTGTAGCTTCGCGGGCGCGAGGTTTGGGGAGCAATGTAGTCGTGGTCGAAGTAGAGCCGAGAAAAGCTCTCGAGGCTGTCATGGACGGATTCAGGGTCATGCCCATGAAGGAAGCTGCAAAAGTCGGGGATTTATTCATTACAGTCACTGGCGATGTATCTGCCATCCGGAAGGAGCATTTCGAAGCCATGAAAGACCAGGCAATAGTGTGCAATTCGGGGCATTTCAATGTGGAAGTTGACATCCCGGCACTTACGAAGTTATCAACAAAGGTCAACCAGATCAAGAACGATGTGCAGGAGTATGTCCTGAAAGACAACCGCAGGATATACCTGCTTGCAGAAGGCAGGCTTGTAAACCTCGCAAGCGCATTCGGGCATCCGCCTGAGGTCATGGATATGAGTTTTGCAAACCAGGCACTTGCTGTTAAATACATTGCTGAAGAAGGCAGGACACTTTCGAACCAGGTTTACAGAGTTCCGGTCGAAATCGATAGCCGTGTGGCTAAGCTCAAGCTTGAGGCAATGGGCATTGAGATAGAGACGCTGACTGAAGAGCAGGATAAATACCTTCATTCCTGGACTCTGGGAACATGATTTTAAAGAAACAAGCTGTTGAGAAATATTTAACAGGATTATACGGCGAAGCAAGAGTAACCGGCATCCGCGAGCTGGGCGCCGTACCTTCCGAGATCGAGGAAGGCATAAAATGGTTCGGCTACGGCAAGCCTTATCTTATTGAATTCGAAGCAAACGGGAAAAAGCACTCTATCGTGCTCTCATCCATGCGCGTGCAGAAGGGCTTTGGGCATGACCATTTTTCAGACAGGGCGGCGATTCTCATCTGGCAAAACTCGACTTTCAATGAATTACCGAAGCATGTACGCTCGCTTGACGTGGGATATTTTACGCATGAAGGTGAGCTTTTCTCGGCAGGGAAAGCAGAGGAATATTTCATTTTAATGGATAAAATAGAGGGAAAAGAGTATTTCCTTGACCTTGAGAGAATAAAGAAGGAAGGGCTTAAGTCTCTTGATATGGAAAGAGCTCTGGCAATGTCCACTTATCTTGCCGGAATCCATGCCAGCAAGCACGATGACCGCGAACTGTATCTTCGGAAAATCAGGGATATTGTGGGGCACGGGGAATGCATCATGGGATTGCTGGACAGCTATCCTGATAACCTCGATTTTGTGGGCTGGGAGGCGCTTTGCGAAATCGAAAAGAAATGCGTTGACTGGCGCTATAAAATCAAAGGGAAGACCCATCGCCTGTGCATGACACACGGTGACTTCCATCCCTGGAATATCATGTTCCGCGAAGGCACGGATTTTACCGTGCTTGACCGAAGCCGCGGCGAATGGGGTGAGGCGGCGGATGATGTTTCTTCCATAACAATGAACTATATTTTCTATTCCCTGCAAAAGTATGGAAAGCTTGACGGAGCTTTTAAGGAACTGTATGAAATCTTTTTCAAGAATTACCTTGAAAAAACAGGCGACGATGAACTATTGCGGGTAATCCAGCCTTTTTATGTATTCCGCAGCGTTGTGGTGGCAAGTCCGATCTGGTATCCCAATCTCGAACCAAGCGTGCGGACAAAAATTTTTAATTTTATCCATAATATACTTGACAGCGAAGAATTTGATTATCAGAATGTGAATTCATATTTGTAGGATAAAAGAAATGGCTTTTGCGGTCTGGTTCACAGGTCTTCCGGGAAGCGGGAAAACGGCGATTGCCCACCGGACAGCGGCTTTACTTAAGAAAAAAGGTATTGATGTCAAGCTCCTTCAGCTTGATGAAATTCGACGTGTTCTTACTCCAGACCCTAAATACACGGATGAAGAGCGGGACATTGTATATCTGTCACTTGGCTATATGGCAAAACTCCTTGTTGAGAGCGGGGTCAATGTTTTTATCGATGCCACAGCGAACAGGAGAAAATACCGTGATGCTGCGCGCAAAATGATCCCTCGTTTTGCCGAAGTGTTTGTCAGATGCTCACTTTCCGTATGCATGGAACGTGAAGCCCATAGAAAAGCGGTTTTTTCGCCAAAGGGAATATATGAAAAATCAGTACGCACAGGCGCAACCGTCCCGGGCGTCAATGTCCCTTACGAAGAGCCTATGAAACCTGAAATAGTGGTCGATACCGATAAAATGAAGCCTGATGATAGTGCAAGAAAAGTTGCCGATGCCATTATGGCGTTATTCGGGTCGCATGAGGGCAGAAGCTGATGAAAATTGAAACCCTTGTTGAGATAGGACTTGAAATCAGGGATGTTATCTCCTCTTTCATACGTGAGCATGTAGATTACGGCGAGATGATTGCGCAGCGCCCCAAGGATATAACGCGCAAAATGGACATGGCTGCTGAACGTGCGCTTGATGAGGCGCTTTTAACCCGCGGGCTTTCTGCACGAATAATATCAGAGGAACTCGGCGACCGCATCGTCGGCAAGCGCCCTGATTTCATGCTGATTTTTGACCCGATAGACGGCTCTACCAACGCCACCTGCGGTATTCCTTTTTTTTGTACCTCGCTTGCATACACGGAAAAAACCGATATTGCGACCTTCGATGATATCAAAATGTCGGTGATTTGCGATATACAGGGGAATATTTACTGCGCAGAGAAGGGAAAAGGCGCCTTTTTAAATGGTAAACTGGTGGAGAGCAAGAAACCCGGCACACGACCAAAACCCGTGGTATCGGTATATTCTTACGGCGTACCTCGTGTGCCGGCAGGACTTATAGAGCTTGAAAAATCAATCATAATGAGGGCGCTTGGGAGCATCGCGCTTGATATGTGTTATGCGGCTGACGGAACGCTTGACGGGGTTATTGATACAAGAGGGCTTGTGAGCGGTTATGATATCATGGCCTCCTCTTTGATACTGAAAGAGGCGGGAGGTTTCCTGACCGACCTTGAGGGTAATAATCTTAACAACGATGTGAAGGCTTCAGGCATGTCGATAATCGGGACGAAGAACAAAGAACTTCATGATAAAGTTGTGAGAACATTGGCATAACGCCT is a genomic window containing:
- the ahcY gene encoding adenosylhomocysteinase encodes the protein MKNYVIKDIKLAGAGKQRIEWARRHMPVLSKIKEQFEKERPLEGINVVACLHVTVETANLIHALKAAGANVALTASNPLSTQDDVAAALASEGIKVFAIKGEDEKQYYECLEEALRIKPHITLDDGADTIALVHSKHQEMIKGILGGCEETTTGVIRLRAMAAEGALKYPVIAVNDAETKMMFDNRYGTGQSTIHGIMNATNILFAGKTVVVAGYGWCGRGVASRARGLGSNVVVVEVEPRKALEAVMDGFRVMPMKEAAKVGDLFITVTGDVSAIRKEHFEAMKDQAIVCNSGHFNVEVDIPALTKLSTKVNQIKNDVQEYVLKDNRRIYLLAEGRLVNLASAFGHPPEVMDMSFANQALAVKYIAEEGRTLSNQVYRVPVEIDSRVAKLKLEAMGIEIETLTEEQDKYLHSWTLGT
- a CDS encoding adenylyl-sulfate kinase, translated to MAFAVWFTGLPGSGKTAIAHRTAALLKKKGIDVKLLQLDEIRRVLTPDPKYTDEERDIVYLSLGYMAKLLVESGVNVFIDATANRRKYRDAARKMIPRFAEVFVRCSLSVCMEREAHRKAVFSPKGIYEKSVRTGATVPGVNVPYEEPMKPEIVVDTDKMKPDDSARKVADAIMALFGSHEGRS